The Candidatus Hydrogenedens sp. DNA window ATAGTTTCTTGCCTTTACAAATTCCACTTTCACGAACCATTCAAAATGTAAGAATTCGAGTAACAGTAACACATCCAGACGTGAGCCAATTAAGAATGAAACTTATATCCCCCTATGGAACTGAGGTTTTACTCTTTACTTCAGACTCCCAAATAACGGGGACTGATATGGTTAATACTGTTTTTACGGATACATCAACAATACCTATCGGTTCTGGTTCTTCTCCCTATACCGGAGAATTTGCTCCTGCTATGCCTTTATCATCTTTTAGTGGAGAAAATATGTCGGGTCTTTGGACGCTTCAGGTTGCAGATGCTGTTTCGGGAGACCAGGGCAGAGTAGAGGAATGGGCGTTAATATTTAACGCATGTGAAGGCGAAGGAACTTCCGAAGGAACCATAGAAGGGACGCAGGAAGGAACATCAGAGGGAATTCCCGAAGGAACCATAGAAGGACAGGTAGAAGGCGAAATACTACCTTACCATAATTGTGATTCGAATGGGAATTGGCGGATTGAGTTAGTTGAACTTCTGCGTGTAATTCAATTTTATAACGCAGGGGGCTATTCCTGTAAACAGGGAACGGAAGACGGTTTTGCACCTATTCCAAATGGACCCAGAAATTGCACCAATCACTCTGCAGATTATAATCCCCCAGATTTTCAGATAAATTTGAATGAGATTTTGCGTGTCATTCAGTTATTTAATAGTTTCGGCGGATACTATCATCAAGACCCAAATACTGAAGATGGTTTCGCTCCAGGACCTGCATAGTTTTTAATCATATACTTTTATGACACAGCCAGAAGATGGATTTCTCCCATCGCAAGTGCTATTTTAACAGGACCTTTAATATATTCTCTTGTTTGAAATGTTTGATTTCCTATTTTTATAACCACTTCTGGATAAAGATGTTTTCGTGCAATGGCTTGGGGTAAAGCCTTTTTTCTGGATTTTTCGACTAATTCGTTAATTTTTTTGTCCAATTCATCGATACTTTCTTTTATTGTTTTTGCCTGTTGAACAAGTTTTACATAAGCATCTTTCGCATCTTGGGGTAATGATTGCCAGCGATTTTGTAAGGGCTTAATACCTTTTACTATCTTTTCCAATAGTTCTTCCTTCTCTTTTTTTTCATCCTCAAAAGGTTTAAGGTAGCGAGGTAAAAAATAATCTTCCCCCAGAACTAATGTTGTTTTAATACACGCTTCGCTCCCTAATTGGTCTGCTTTAATTTCACCCAAAGCGATAATCTCTCCTCCTACAATTCTTCCTCCAACAATTACAGGTCCCCGAGAACGAACAAAAGACTGGTCAATTTCTTTTCCTACATATACCCCCTCTTCCGATTCTGCAAGCAAGTTCAGAAAATATTTTGCATTTATTGTACCCTTCGCGATTACTTTTTTTTCAAAGCCACCAGTGATACCGCCAAAAACTAATAATTTCCCTTTGGTAGTTATATCTGCTTGTTCCACATAGCCCTTTATTTCTATATCGCCTTCTGCATAAACAACACTATCTGATTCGACATTTTTATTAATTACCAAATATCCCAGATGATGAATGTTTCCCGTTTCTAACCCCACGCTCCCTTGAATTTCTAAAAAATTATCTACATGAATAACATCATCTTCTAATCGAAATCTACCATCTATTACTGCATAGAAATAAGTATTTGTTTCATTTGCTTTTACATTTTTACCTGCTCTTAAACGAATGGGTTTGGGTTTTTGAGCTGGAATTACTTTTCCAAATACATCAACCCCATCTTCTCCTTCTTTGGGAAGAATAATAATTGCTAATAGTTGTCTCGCTTTTACATTTAATTTTGCCTTAGGTTTTCGGTAATCCATCATTCCCGTTTCGGGGTCTATTTCAAAACCTTCAGCAAAGAAATCTTGCTGCCACTCAATTCTTCCTTCAACAGGTGGTGTCGGGTGCTTCCCACGCAATAATATAATGTTTTCAAAAATTTCTTCTTTCTCAATAATTTCTAAAAGACGATTCTTTGCATTTTCTATAATACCTGGTTCAAGTATTTTTTCTTCTTTCAATTTTCCTTCAAGGAATTCTAAAAGTTCATCCTTTTTCCAACCACGAATATCACCGCTTATAAGCATTTGCATTTTGTCATCAGAAACTCTAAGTAAAAGAGGAATTGTAGGTTTATATTTAAATAATTCTTTTTCTTTTTTATCTTCCGTTTGTTTTTCTGATTTATTTATATTTATTTCATCATTCGGCATATTTGATTTCTACACAATATAATTTTAGTCTATTTATTATTTTAGTCAATTTTTTATTATAAAACCAAATAATTATTTTACTTTGTCAATCCATATTTCTTTATTATTAATTCCGAACTTATTCGTCCTGATTCATAAATAGTGGGTAAACCACTTCCTGGATGTGTTCCCCCGCCAACTAAATAACAATGTTCTACTTCTTCAAATTTATTGTGTGGTCGAAAATATAACATTTGCATTAAATTATGTGCTAAATTAAAAGTAGCCCCATTGAATATCCCCATATTTTCCCAGTCTGATGGAGTTATACAGTATTCTTGTTTTATATGTTTTTCTATATCTTTCATTGATGTCCGCTCTTTAATCCTTCCTATGACCTTATTTCTATAGTCCTTTTTAATATTATCCCAATTAATTCCAGAGGTATTATTTGGAACAGGAACGAGTACATATAAAGCAGAATGTCCTTTAGGTACTAATGTAGTATCTGTAATGCTTGCATTGCGGATATAAAATGAAAAGTCTTCTGAAAGAATTTTCTTATTAGCTATTTCATCTGTATTCTTATGATAGTCTTCGGCAAAGTGTATTGTGTGATGGATTTCATCATACAATTTGTCCACTCCAAGATACAACATAAAGGTAGAACAGGAATATTTTTTCTTTTGTAGATTTTTTATGGAATATTTTTTTAATATACCCGGTTCGAAGAGAGAGCTCATAGCATAAGCAAAATCCGCATTTATAATAATTTCATCTGCTTCTACTTTCGTTCCATCTTCTAAAACGATACCCTTAGCGGTTTTGTTTCTTACTTCTATTTGCTTTACTTTCGCATTGGTATATATCTTTCCACCTAATTCTTGAAAAGCCTTTGCCATAGCAGAGGAAATTTCGGACAAACCGCCTTCCACATGGTATATTCCAAAATTATGCTCTACAAAAGCAATCATAGCAAATGCTCCTGGACACTTCCAAGGAGACATCCCTAAATATTTGCTTTGAAAGCAAAAACAAATTTTTAAATTTTCATCCTTAAAATAGTCGGTAAGAACATCATTAACCGTTCTTCCTATTGCCAGATGAGGAAGAGCTCTAATTAAATCTTTTCCTACCATATTAAAAGCAGAAAGGTACGGTTTTTGCAAACATTTTTCCATATATTTAAACCGTATTCCTTCTCTCTTCATGAAATTTTCAAATCCTTTTTTCGCACTCGGAAAAATTTTCTCTATTCTCTGAGCCATTTCGTTATGTTTATCTGTAATATCCAGATGAAAATTTTTAAATGCTAAGCGATACATTGGGTCTAAACGAGTAATTTTTAAATAATCATGGACATTCTTACCTGCTAATTGGAAAACCTGTTCCAATATATATTTCATCATTAGAAAAGTTGGACCTAAATCGAACTTATAATCTCCTAAAATAAGGCTTTTATTTCGTCCTCCGATTGATTCGTCTTTCTCATATATGCTTACCCTAAAACCTCTACTTGCAAGTATCATCCCTGCAGTTAATCCCCCGGGTCCTGCACCTATAATTAGGATATGTGGAGTTTTCATATTACTATCTCCTTTAACTCTTTTTCATTATCAAGGTATTTGCTCACCCATTATTATACGCAAAACTGTATTCGCTTGTAGGTTCCCTGCAATACCAACTCGTGGAGCCATCAATCCAACTCCGGGTCCCGTAGAATTTTCTTCATCTCCAACTACATATAAGTATGATGTTACTTTTCTTACTTTGAGTGAATTTGAAGAAAAATAACCTGCTAAACCCGATGCACTTACAATAGGTTTATCTGGAAAATATTTATGGAAATTTTCAATTAACATCCGTTTTCCTTCTGCAGTATCAAAAGCCTCAACAAGTATATGGACATCTTGAAATAATGACCTTATATTATCTGGATTTATTTTTTCTCTATAAGTTTTTACCTCTACATAAGGATTAATTTTTTGAATAATTTCTTTTATAGCATCCGTTTTATACATTCCTATATGTTCTACAGAATACTGCTGTCTGTTTAAATTACTCGGCTCAACTACATCAAAATCTACCAATACTAATTTACCTATGCCGATACGAGCCAGAGCAATTGCTACAGTAGAACCTAAACCACCTAAACCTGCTATTCCAATAATGCTTTTTTTTACTTTTTCATGAACTCCTGGACTATGGCGTGCTACCATCAAATATTCCAATTCATTATAAGAAGGAATTTCTCCCCGTTTAATAAATACTATATGGTCTTTATCCTTTACTTCTTTTATTAAATCAGTCTTATTATTTACAGGAAAACCGTTCCATATTATTATATCCGCAT harbors:
- a CDS encoding proprotein convertase P-domain-containing protein; protein product: SFLPLQIPLSRTIQNVRIRVTVTHPDVSQLRMKLISPYGTEVLLFTSDSQITGTDMVNTVFTDTSTIPIGSGSSPYTGEFAPAMPLSSFSGENMSGLWTLQVADAVSGDQGRVEEWALIFNACEGEGTSEGTIEGTQEGTSEGIPEGTIEGQVEGEILPYHNCDSNGNWRIELVELLRVIQFYNAGGYSCKQGTEDGFAPIPNGPRNCTNHSADYNPPDFQINLNEILRVIQLFNSFGGYYHQDPNTEDGFAPGPA
- a CDS encoding FapA family protein; this translates as MPNDEININKSEKQTEDKKEKELFKYKPTIPLLLRVSDDKMQMLISGDIRGWKKDELLEFLEGKLKEEKILEPGIIENAKNRLLEIIEKEEIFENIILLRGKHPTPPVEGRIEWQQDFFAEGFEIDPETGMMDYRKPKAKLNVKARQLLAIIILPKEGEDGVDVFGKVIPAQKPKPIRLRAGKNVKANETNTYFYAVIDGRFRLEDDVIHVDNFLEIQGSVGLETGNIHHLGYLVINKNVESDSVVYAEGDIEIKGYVEQADITTKGKLLVFGGITGGFEKKVIAKGTINAKYFLNLLAESEEGVYVGKEIDQSFVRSRGPVIVGGRIVGGEIIALGEIKADQLGSEACIKTTLVLGEDYFLPRYLKPFEDEKKEKEELLEKIVKGIKPLQNRWQSLPQDAKDAYVKLVQQAKTIKESIDELDKKINELVEKSRKKALPQAIARKHLYPEVVIKIGNQTFQTREYIKGPVKIALAMGEIHLLAVS
- the crtI gene encoding phytoene desaturase family protein — its product is MKTPHILIIGAGPGGLTAGMILASRGFRVSIYEKDESIGGRNKSLILGDYKFDLGPTFLMMKYILEQVFQLAGKNVHDYLKITRLDPMYRLAFKNFHLDITDKHNEMAQRIEKIFPSAKKGFENFMKREGIRFKYMEKCLQKPYLSAFNMVGKDLIRALPHLAIGRTVNDVLTDYFKDENLKICFCFQSKYLGMSPWKCPGAFAMIAFVEHNFGIYHVEGGLSEISSAMAKAFQELGGKIYTNAKVKQIEVRNKTAKGIVLEDGTKVEADEIIINADFAYAMSSLFEPGILKKYSIKNLQKKKYSCSTFMLYLGVDKLYDEIHHTIHFAEDYHKNTDEIANKKILSEDFSFYIRNASITDTTLVPKGHSALYVLVPVPNNTSGINWDNIKKDYRNKVIGRIKERTSMKDIEKHIKQEYCITPSDWENMGIFNGATFNLAHNLMQMLYFRPHNKFEEVEHCYLVGGGTHPGSGLPTIYESGRISSELIIKKYGLTK
- the thiF gene encoding sulfur carrier protein ThiS adenylyltransferase ThiF — its product is MIYIFINEREYEVVEGTSLREIKEKHKPDADIIIWNGFPVNNKTDLIKEVKDKDHIVFIKRGEIPSYNELEYLMVARHSPGVHEKVKKSIIGIAGLGGLGSTVAIALARIGIGKLVLVDFDVVEPSNLNRQQYSVEHIGMYKTDAIKEIIQKINPYVEVKTYREKINPDNIRSLFQDVHILVEAFDTAEGKRMLIENFHKYFPDKPIVSASGLAGYFSSNSLKVRKVTSYLYVVGDEENSTGPGVGLMAPRVGIAGNLQANTVLRIIMGEQIP